Proteins co-encoded in one Acidobacteriota bacterium genomic window:
- the rpoC gene encoding DNA-directed RNA polymerase subunit beta', with protein sequence MFRSSPFELTGPIADFDAIKIQLASPEKIRSWSHGEVTKPETINYRTFKPERDGLFCARIFGPITDWECLCGKYKRMKHRGVICDKCGVEVTLSKVRRERLGHIELASPCSHVWFFKGLPSRIGHLLDISLRELEAVLYFESYVVVDPGDAPVKEREVIKDETKFRELDQQYRPTGFKAMMGAEAIKELLKRVEVNELAIELRERMKQESSLQKKLKYSKRLKIVEAFRKSDNLPQWMILDVIPVIPPELRPLVPLDGGRFATSDLNDLYRRVINRNNRLKKLMDLHAPEVIVRNEKRMLQEAVDALFDNGRRGRVLRGANNRPLKSLSDTLKGKQGRFRQNLLGKRVDYSGRSVIVVGPELALHQCGLPKKMALELFKPFIYHRLEQTGHCTTIKQAKEMVEMQEPIVWDILEEVIKDHPVLLNRAPTLHRLGIQAFEPVLVEGKAIKIHPLVCTAFNADFDGDQMAVHIPLSPEAQIEASVLMLASHNILSPASGQPITVPTQDLVLGIYYLTKAKINAKGEGRVFANIEEVLMALEAKQVETLTPIRLRYTGPVLDMTTAYDDQDLTHTEPVEFNKQYINTTVGRAILNDALPEKMPYVNGLLKKKGMGQLINYCYLNLGLEVTVKTLDRIKDLGFRYATRSGLSVGLDDMVIPESKYTVVSEAEKQVINVQQQYLDGAITNGERNNKVIQMWSGVTEKVADEMFANMKKADKEGAMNPIYIMADSGARGSKQQIRQLSGMRGLMAKPSGEIIETPITANFREGLTVLQYFISTHGARKGLADTALKTADSGYLTRRLVDVAQDVIISQNDCGTVEGIYVTPIIEAGETIEPLRDRIIGRVSLEKLKDYEGKTIVEVNQEIDEDLASAIQAAGIERVKIRSVLTCESKRGACILCYGRNLGSGKMVEMGEAVGVIAAQSIGEPGTQLTMRTFHIGGTASRVSDTSHIEAKNAGTVRFINLVTVRSKTGDLVAMNRNGSVAVVDDKGREKERYAIVYGAKLKVEDGHAVALGDRLGEWDPYTFSILTEIAGTVQFKDLQEGVTLHDEIDEVTGLSRLVVADSPDEKRQPTIVIKSAQGNKRYLMPSRAHLMVADGDEIFPGDVLAKIPRETTRTKDITGGLPRVVELFEARKPRDPAIISKIDGVVRFGDVTKGQRKVYVTADNGQEEEYSVPRGVYVNVQEGERLRAGDALIDGPRNPHDILEVLGERALQQYLVNEIQEVYRLQGVAISDKHIEVIVRQMLRWVKVEEVGDTTFLIDQQTDRFRFNAENQRVLMTGGRPAIGRSLLLGITKASLSTDSFISAASFQETTRVLTEASINGSVDTLRGLKENVIVGRLIPAGTGMEYYRNVQLSPELEEAAAQVQAEVQEAHDAEERELEAMRMEGEQEEMAAE encoded by the coding sequence ATGTTCCGCTCCAGCCCCTTCGAACTGACCGGACCGATCGCTGACTTCGACGCGATCAAGATTCAGCTTGCCAGCCCGGAAAAGATCCGCAGCTGGTCGCACGGCGAAGTTACCAAGCCGGAAACCATCAACTACCGTACCTTCAAGCCCGAACGCGACGGACTGTTCTGCGCGCGCATCTTTGGGCCCATCACCGACTGGGAGTGCCTCTGCGGCAAGTACAAGCGCATGAAGCACCGCGGAGTGATCTGCGACAAGTGCGGTGTCGAGGTCACGCTCTCCAAGGTTCGCCGCGAGCGCCTCGGCCACATCGAGCTTGCTTCGCCGTGCTCGCACGTCTGGTTCTTCAAGGGCCTGCCGTCGCGCATCGGCCACCTGCTGGACATCTCGCTGCGCGAGCTTGAGGCAGTGCTCTACTTCGAGTCGTATGTTGTTGTCGATCCGGGCGACGCTCCAGTAAAGGAGCGCGAGGTCATCAAGGACGAGACCAAGTTCCGCGAGCTCGACCAGCAGTACCGTCCCACCGGTTTCAAGGCCATGATGGGCGCCGAGGCGATCAAGGAACTGTTGAAGCGCGTTGAAGTCAACGAACTGGCGATCGAGCTGCGCGAGCGCATGAAGCAGGAGTCATCGCTGCAGAAGAAGCTCAAGTATTCGAAGCGCCTGAAGATCGTCGAGGCCTTCCGCAAGTCCGACAACCTGCCGCAGTGGATGATCCTCGACGTGATCCCCGTGATCCCGCCGGAGCTTCGCCCGCTGGTGCCGCTCGATGGCGGACGCTTCGCAACCTCGGATCTCAACGATCTCTATCGCCGCGTGATCAACCGTAACAACCGCCTCAAGAAGCTGATGGACCTGCACGCTCCTGAGGTTATCGTGCGCAACGAAAAGCGCATGCTCCAGGAGGCCGTCGACGCTCTGTTCGACAACGGCCGTCGCGGCCGTGTGCTGCGCGGTGCGAACAATCGTCCGCTGAAGTCGCTCTCCGACACGCTGAAGGGCAAGCAGGGCCGCTTCCGTCAGAACCTGCTCGGCAAGCGCGTCGACTACTCGGGCCGTTCCGTGATCGTCGTTGGCCCGGAGCTGGCGCTGCACCAGTGCGGTCTGCCGAAGAAGATGGCGCTCGAGCTCTTCAAGCCGTTCATCTATCACCGCCTGGAACAGACCGGCCACTGCACCACCATCAAGCAGGCCAAAGAGATGGTCGAGATGCAGGAGCCGATCGTCTGGGACATCCTGGAAGAGGTGATCAAGGACCACCCGGTTCTGCTGAACCGCGCCCCAACGCTGCATCGGCTTGGCATCCAGGCGTTTGAGCCTGTCCTCGTCGAAGGCAAGGCGATCAAGATTCATCCGCTGGTCTGCACTGCGTTCAACGCAGACTTCGACGGCGACCAGATGGCTGTGCACATTCCTCTCTCGCCCGAAGCGCAGATTGAAGCCAGCGTCCTGATGCTTGCTTCGCACAACATCCTGTCGCCCGCGAGTGGCCAGCCGATCACGGTGCCGACGCAGGACCTCGTTCTCGGCATCTACTACCTCACCAAGGCGAAGATCAACGCCAAGGGTGAAGGCCGCGTCTTCGCGAACATCGAAGAGGTGCTGATGGCGCTCGAGGCCAAGCAGGTCGAGACGCTGACGCCGATTCGTCTGCGGTACACCGGTCCTGTGCTCGACATGACCACTGCTTACGACGACCAGGACCTGACGCACACGGAACCGGTGGAGTTCAACAAGCAGTACATCAACACCACGGTCGGCCGCGCGATCCTCAACGATGCGTTGCCGGAGAAGATGCCTTACGTCAACGGCCTGCTCAAGAAGAAGGGCATGGGGCAGTTGATCAACTACTGCTACCTGAACCTGGGGCTTGAGGTGACGGTGAAGACGCTGGACCGTATCAAGGACCTCGGCTTCCGCTATGCGACGCGGTCGGGTCTGTCGGTCGGTCTCGACGACATGGTCATCCCGGAGTCGAAGTACACCGTTGTCTCCGAGGCCGAAAAGCAGGTCATCAACGTGCAGCAGCAGTACCTTGACGGCGCGATCACCAACGGCGAGCGTAACAACAAGGTCATCCAGATGTGGTCGGGTGTGACAGAAAAGGTCGCCGATGAGATGTTTGCCAACATGAAGAAGGCGGACAAGGAAGGGGCGATGAACCCGATCTACATCATGGCCGACTCCGGCGCCCGCGGTTCGAAGCAGCAGATCCGTCAGCTCTCCGGTATGCGCGGTCTGATGGCGAAGCCCTCGGGCGAGATCATCGAAACCCCGATCACGGCGAACTTCCGCGAAGGCCTGACCGTGTTGCAGTACTTCATCTCGACGCACGGCGCGCGTAAGGGGCTTGCCGATACCGCACTCAAGACCGCAGACTCGGGCTACCTGACCCGCCGCCTGGTCGACGTGGCGCAGGACGTCATCATCTCGCAGAACGATTGCGGAACGGTGGAAGGCATCTATGTGACGCCGATCATCGAAGCGGGCGAGACGATCGAGCCATTGCGCGACCGCATCATCGGCCGCGTTTCGCTGGAGAAGTTGAAGGACTACGAAGGCAAGACCATCGTCGAAGTGAACCAGGAGATCGACGAGGACCTGGCGAGCGCCATTCAGGCCGCGGGTATCGAGCGCGTCAAGATTCGCTCGGTGCTGACCTGCGAGTCCAAGCGCGGCGCGTGCATTCTGTGCTACGGCCGCAACCTCGGCTCGGGCAAGATGGTTGAGATGGGCGAGGCTGTCGGTGTCATCGCGGCGCAGTCCATCGGCGAACCAGGAACGCAGCTCACCATGCGTACCTTCCACATCGGCGGAACGGCATCGCGCGTCTCCGACACCTCGCACATCGAGGCGAAGAACGCCGGCACCGTGCGCTTCATCAACCTGGTCACTGTCCGCTCCAAGACCGGCGACCTGGTGGCGATGAACCGCAACGGCTCCGTCGCCGTCGTCGACGACAAGGGCCGCGAGAAGGAGCGTTACGCGATCGTCTACGGCGCCAAGCTGAAGGTCGAGGACGGCCACGCCGTCGCTCTCGGCGACCGCCTGGGCGAGTGGGACCCCTACACCTTCTCCATTCTTACGGAGATCGCCGGTACGGTGCAGTTCAAGGACCTGCAGGAGGGCGTCACCCTTCACGACGAAATCGACGAGGTCACCGGCCTCTCGCGTCTCGTCGTCGCCGATTCGCCCGACGAGAAGCGCCAGCCGACCATCGTCATCAAGTCCGCGCAGGGCAACAAGCGCTACCTGATGCCGAGCCGCGCTCACCTCATGGTGGCGGACGGCGACGAGATCTTCCCCGGCGACGTGCTGGCGAAGATCCCGCGCGAGACCACCCGCACCAAGGACATCACCGGCGGTCTGCCGAGGGTCGTCGAGTTGTTCGAGGCGCGCAAGCCGCGTGACCCCGCAATCATCTCGAAGATCGACGGCGTGGTTCGCTTCGGCGATGTCACCAAGGGACAGCGCAAGGTGTACGTCACGGCGGACAACGGGCAGGAAGAGGAGTACTCGGTTCCGCGCGGCGTCTACGTCAACGTGCAGGAAGGCGAACGCCTCCGCGCCGGCGACGCTCTGATCGACGGCCCGCGCAACCCGCACGACATCCTTGAGGTGCTCGGCGAACGCGCTCTGCAGCAGTACCTGGTGAACGAGATCCAGGAGGTCTACCGCTTGCAGGGTGTGGCCATCTCGGACAAGCACATCGAGGTCATCGTCCGGCAGATGCTCCGCTGGGTGAAGGTCGAAGAGGTTGGCGATACCACCTTCCTGATCGATCAGCAGACAGACCGCTTCCGCTTCAACGCGGAGAACCAGCGCGTGCTGATGACGGGCGGTCGTCCCGCGATCGGACGCTCGCTGCTGCTCGGCATCACGAAGGCGTCGCTGTCGACGGACAGCTTCATCTCGGCCGCCAGCTTCCAGGAGACCACCCGCGTTCTCACCGAGGCCTCAATCAACGGCTCGGTGGACACGCTGCGCGGCCTCAAGGAGAACGTCATCGTCGGCCGCCTGATCCCCGCCGGCACGGGCATGGAGTACTACCGCAACGTCCAGCTCTCACCGGAGCTCGAAGAGGCGGCAGCCCAGGTTCAGGCCGAGGTTCAGGAAGCGCACGACGCCGAAGAGCGCGAGCTCGAGGCAATGCGCATGGAAGGCGAACAGGAAGAGATGGCTGCGGAGTAA
- the rpoB gene encoding DNA-directed RNA polymerase subunit beta: MSSEMRAIRSRLDFSKIPTAIEIPNLIEVQRRSYERFLQMDKLPQEREDNGLQSVFTSVFPITDFRNVSELEFVDYSIGNWECKCGYLKGLNHLRTACTHCGHMVITDPFHPGDVLCNFCGTYNKNTPDFCTKCGDPVGLQLKYDQAECEERGMTYSAPLKVTIRLKIYDKDPETGVKTLRDMKEQEVFFGDIPLMSANGTFIVNGTERVIVSQLHRSPGVFFETANNRTYFLGKIIPYRGSWVEFEYDQKNTLYVRIDRKRKFLGTIFLRALGLRTDEEILKTFYTVDTINVKDGKLGWKVAPEGTPTNLQGTRPAGAITVKGEEIAPATRKISAHSLKGLRSHKIEQVEVETSEFDGAMTAADVVDLTTGELLYEANQELTADKLHKILQSGVTSFEVFFPERDDVGNIITNTLRRDSVRKPEEALIEIYRKLRPGDPPTLDTATALFEGMFFDSRKYDFSRVGRLKFNIKLYENQDSTGLDKRTLTPEDFYGTIRYLLKLRKNIGVVDDIDHLGNRRVRAVGELMENQFRIGLVRMERAIKEKMSVYQEMSTAMPHDLINAKPVMAAIREFFGSSQLSQFMDQTNPLSEITHKRRLSALGPGGLSRERAGFEVRDVHPTHYGRICPIETPEGPNIGLISSLSCFARINEYGFIESPYRRVKDGKALDYVAVSNAGESGLRQGDYLEINEAKKLNDQLKKDKKRTMDLVPFSFYLSAWEEDRHTIAQANIELDEKQNIVQDIVDARRQGNFILVNKAEVDYVDVSPKQLVSVAASLVPFLEHDDANRALMGANMQRQSVPLLVSEAPFVGTGMEGVTARDSGAVILAKRNGIVDSVDSERIIVRVEGEHHPTQLSREVGSDIYQLTKFKRSNQNTCINQKPVVRKGDRVLKGQVIADGPCTEQGELGLGRNVLVAFMPWRGYNFEDAILISEKLVREDYYTSIHIEEFEIEARDTKLGPEEITRDIPNVSEHALRDLDESGIIRIGAKIGHNDILVGKVTPKGETQLTPEEKLLRAIFGEKAGDVRDASLTCPPGIEGTVVDVRIFSRKGQEKDERAKQIEQEQIEKLERNLADEIRILTDERLKRLEAILGGKEVQADLHDERTNKKLLSKGDVLNRDTIELISTRNLKRIRYADKDPRVNEQIDEIEEMTSRQIDVLRKITNEKIAKMSKGDELAPGVIKMVKVYVAMKRKLSVGDKMAGRHGNKGVIARILPEEDMPYLPDGTPVEIVLNPLGVPSRMNVGQILETHLGWAAHELGKQVAEAAAAMQSANEVRELFKARFAGTAALNQLLRLDDEQTLRVAAGMKRGIWFGTAVFDGARETEIKALLAAAGLPSSGKSLLHDGMTGEEFEQPATVGYIYMLKLSHLVDDKIHARSIGPYSLITQQPLGGKAQFGGQRFGEMEVWALEAYGAAYILQELLTAKSDDVFGRTKIYEAIVKGEAAIEPGVPESFNVLIRELQSLCLDVELVKQADQKKQPLPAIAAAD; encoded by the coding sequence ATGTCCAGCGAAATGCGCGCGATCCGCAGCCGTCTCGATTTTTCGAAGATTCCAACCGCAATTGAAATTCCCAACCTCATCGAGGTCCAGCGCCGCAGCTACGAGCGCTTCCTGCAGATGGACAAGCTTCCGCAGGAGCGCGAGGACAACGGTCTGCAGTCGGTGTTTACCTCGGTCTTCCCGATCACCGACTTCCGCAATGTGAGCGAGCTCGAGTTCGTCGACTACTCGATCGGCAACTGGGAGTGCAAGTGCGGCTACCTGAAGGGGCTCAACCACCTGCGCACGGCCTGCACGCACTGCGGCCACATGGTGATCACCGATCCGTTCCATCCGGGCGATGTGCTTTGCAACTTCTGCGGAACGTACAACAAGAACACCCCCGACTTCTGCACCAAGTGCGGCGACCCGGTGGGTCTGCAACTGAAGTACGACCAGGCGGAGTGCGAAGAGCGCGGCATGACCTACTCGGCGCCGCTGAAGGTCACGATCCGCCTGAAGATCTACGACAAGGACCCGGAGACGGGCGTCAAGACGCTGCGCGACATGAAGGAGCAGGAGGTCTTCTTTGGCGACATACCTCTTATGTCGGCAAACGGCACCTTTATCGTGAATGGCACCGAGCGCGTCATCGTCTCGCAGCTGCACCGCTCGCCGGGTGTCTTCTTCGAGACGGCGAACAACCGCACCTACTTCCTCGGCAAGATCATTCCGTACCGCGGTTCGTGGGTTGAGTTCGAGTACGACCAGAAGAACACGCTGTACGTCCGCATCGACCGCAAGCGTAAGTTCCTGGGCACGATCTTCCTGCGCGCGCTCGGTCTGCGCACGGACGAGGAGATCCTGAAGACCTTCTACACCGTCGACACGATCAATGTGAAGGACGGCAAGCTGGGCTGGAAGGTCGCCCCCGAGGGCACTCCGACCAACCTGCAAGGTACCCGTCCGGCTGGCGCGATCACGGTGAAGGGCGAGGAGATTGCCCCGGCGACGCGCAAGATCTCAGCGCACTCGCTGAAGGGTCTGCGCTCGCACAAGATCGAGCAGGTCGAGGTGGAGACCTCGGAGTTTGACGGCGCCATGACCGCCGCCGATGTCGTCGACCTGACGACGGGCGAGCTCCTGTACGAGGCCAACCAGGAGTTGACCGCCGACAAGTTGCACAAGATCCTGCAGTCGGGCGTGACCAGCTTCGAGGTCTTCTTCCCGGAGCGCGACGATGTGGGCAACATCATCACGAACACGCTGCGCCGCGACTCGGTGCGCAAGCCCGAAGAGGCGCTGATCGAGATCTACCGCAAGCTGCGTCCGGGCGACCCGCCGACGCTCGACACGGCGACGGCGCTCTTCGAGGGCATGTTCTTCGACTCGCGCAAGTACGATTTCTCGCGCGTGGGACGTCTGAAGTTCAACATCAAGCTGTATGAGAACCAGGATTCGACGGGTCTCGACAAGCGCACGTTGACACCCGAAGACTTCTACGGGACGATCCGTTATCTCCTCAAGCTGCGCAAGAACATCGGCGTGGTGGACGATATCGACCACCTTGGCAACCGTCGCGTCCGCGCGGTGGGCGAACTGATGGAGAACCAGTTCCGCATCGGCCTGGTCCGCATGGAGCGCGCGATCAAGGAGAAGATGAGCGTGTATCAGGAGATGTCGACGGCGATGCCGCACGACCTGATCAACGCAAAGCCGGTGATGGCGGCGATCCGCGAGTTCTTCGGAAGCTCGCAGCTTTCGCAGTTCATGGACCAGACCAACCCGCTCTCGGAGATCACGCACAAGCGCCGCCTGTCGGCCCTTGGGCCCGGTGGTCTGTCGCGTGAGCGCGCGGGCTTCGAGGTCCGCGACGTACACCCGACGCACTACGGTCGCATCTGCCCGATCGAGACGCCGGAAGGCCCGAACATCGGCCTGATCTCGTCGCTGAGCTGCTTTGCGCGCATCAACGAATACGGCTTCATCGAGTCGCCGTATCGCCGCGTGAAGGACGGCAAGGCGCTGGACTACGTTGCCGTCTCGAACGCCGGTGAGAGCGGTCTGCGGCAGGGCGACTACCTCGAGATCAACGAGGCGAAGAAGCTCAACGACCAGTTGAAGAAGGACAAGAAGCGCACGATGGACCTGGTCCCGTTCAGCTTCTACCTGTCGGCGTGGGAAGAGGACCGCCACACGATCGCGCAGGCCAACATCGAGCTGGACGAAAAGCAGAACATCGTTCAGGACATCGTCGATGCGCGCCGCCAGGGCAACTTCATTCTGGTGAACAAGGCGGAGGTCGACTATGTCGACGTCTCGCCGAAGCAGCTTGTCTCGGTTGCCGCGTCTCTCGTTCCGTTCCTCGAGCACGACGACGCGAACCGCGCGCTGATGGGTGCGAACATGCAGCGCCAGTCAGTGCCGCTGCTCGTGTCAGAGGCTCCGTTCGTCGGAACCGGCATGGAAGGCGTCACGGCCCGCGACTCGGGCGCTGTGATCCTTGCCAAGCGCAACGGCATCGTGGACTCGGTCGACTCCGAGCGCATCATCGTGCGCGTCGAAGGTGAGCATCATCCGACGCAGCTCTCGCGTGAGGTCGGTTCGGACATCTATCAGTTGACGAAGTTCAAGCGCTCGAACCAGAACACCTGCATCAACCAGAAGCCGGTGGTCCGCAAGGGCGACCGCGTGCTGAAGGGGCAGGTGATCGCCGACGGTCCGTGCACGGAGCAGGGCGAGCTTGGCCTCGGCCGCAACGTGCTGGTGGCCTTCATGCCGTGGCGCGGTTACAACTTCGAGGACGCGATCCTGATCTCCGAAAAGCTGGTCCGCGAGGATTACTACACCTCGATCCACATCGAGGAGTTTGAGATCGAGGCCCGCGACACGAAGCTTGGACCGGAAGAGATTACGCGCGACATCCCGAACGTCTCCGAGCACGCGCTGCGTGACCTGGACGAATCGGGCATCATCCGCATCGGCGCCAAGATTGGCCACAACGACATCCTCGTGGGCAAGGTGACTCCGAAGGGCGAGACGCAACTCACGCCGGAAGAGAAGCTGCTTCGCGCCATCTTCGGCGAGAAGGCCGGCGACGTTCGCGACGCCTCGCTGACGTGCCCTCCGGGAATCGAGGGAACGGTCGTCGACGTCCGCATCTTCTCCCGCAAGGGGCAGGAGAAGGACGAGCGCGCCAAGCAGATCGAGCAGGAGCAGATTGAGAAGCTCGAGCGCAACCTCGCCGACGAGATCCGCATTCTGACCGACGAGCGGTTGAAGCGCCTTGAGGCGATTCTCGGCGGCAAGGAGGTCCAGGCCGACCTGCACGACGAGCGCACGAACAAGAAGCTGCTCTCGAAGGGCGATGTGTTGAACCGCGACACCATCGAGCTGATCTCCACGCGCAACCTGAAGCGTATCCGTTACGCCGACAAGGACCCGCGCGTGAACGAGCAGATCGACGAGATCGAAGAGATGACCTCACGTCAGATCGACGTTCTGCGCAAGATCACCAACGAGAAGATCGCCAAGATGTCCAAGGGCGACGAGCTTGCACCGGGCGTCATCAAGATGGTGAAGGTCTACGTCGCGATGAAGCGCAAGCTTTCGGTCGGCGACAAGATGGCCGGACGCCACGGTAACAAGGGTGTCATCGCCCGCATTCTGCCGGAAGAGGACATGCCGTACCTCCCGGATGGAACGCCGGTCGAGATCGTTCTGAATCCGCTGGGTGTGCCTTCGCGCATGAACGTGGGTCAGATCCTCGAGACGCACCTGGGCTGGGCTGCACATGAGCTTGGCAAGCAGGTGGCCGAGGCGGCTGCGGCGATGCAGTCCGCCAACGAGGTCCGCGAGTTGTTCAAGGCGCGCTTCGCGGGTACGGCTGCTCTCAACCAGCTTCTTCGCCTCGACGACGAGCAGACACTGCGCGTTGCTGCCGGCATGAAGCGCGGCATCTGGTTCGGCACGGCTGTCTTCGACGGCGCGCGCGAGACGGAGATCAAGGCGCTGCTCGCAGCGGCTGGTCTGCCAAGCTCGGGCAAGAGCCTTCTGCATGACGGCATGACGGGCGAGGAGTTCGAGCAGCCCGCCACGGTCGGCTACATCTACATGCTGAAGCTCTCGCACCTTGTCGACGACAAGATCCACGCTCGCTCGATCGGACCGTACTCGCTGATCACGCAGCAGCCGCTGGGCGGTAAGGCGCAGTTCGGCGGACAGCGCTTCGGCGAGATGGAAGTCTGGGCGCTCGAAGCTTACGGCGCAGCCTACATTCTGCAGGAACTGCTCACCGCGAAGTCCGACGACGTCTTCGGCCGTACGAAGATCTACGAGGCCATCGTCAAGGGCGAGGCGGCGATCGAACCCGGCGTGCCGGAGTCGTTCAACGTGCTGATCCGCGAGTTGCAGTCGCTTTGCCTTGACGTTGAGCTGGTCAAGCAGGCCGACCAGAAGAAACAGCCGCTGCCTGCAATCGCAGCAGCCGACTAA
- the rplL gene encoding 50S ribosomal protein L7/L12 has protein sequence MADIQQLEDQIVSLSLLEASALVKKLEERLGVSAAAAAVAAAPAAGGGAAAPAAEEKTEFTVILKDAGANKINTIKAVREVTALGLKEAKDLVDGAPKPLKENVSKDDAAAIAKKFEGIATVEIK, from the coding sequence ATGGCAGACATTCAGCAGTTGGAAGATCAGATTGTTAGCCTGAGCCTGCTCGAGGCTTCGGCGTTGGTGAAGAAGCTCGAGGAGCGCCTTGGCGTTTCGGCAGCGGCTGCGGCCGTGGCGGCTGCTCCGGCGGCAGGCGGCGGCGCGGCTGCTCCTGCGGCGGAAGAGAAGACCGAGTTCACCGTCATCCTGAAGGATGCCGGCGCGAACAAGATCAACACCATCAAGGCTGTGCGCGAAGTCACCGCCCTTGGGCTGAAGGAAGCCAAGGACCTGGTCGACGGCGCTCCCAAGCCTCTCAAGGAGAATGTCTCGAAGGACGACGCGGCTGCGATCGCGAAGAAATTCGAGGGCATTGCGACCGTCGAGATCAAGTAG
- a CDS encoding 50S ribosomal protein L10, with product MALSRSQKSDKVKKLAGELETSTSAIIGTFTGLTASKDFALRKTVRNAGGRYHVVKNKLAAKSAEGTKIEAALKGLKGVNSVAYTSGDPVALAKALSTWVKDNSEFTFKLGIVDGKVINIQEITELANMPGREELFSKLLFLINAPAQRLATVINATGRDLAVVINQGVEKGKFGGAAAPAAEAAPEA from the coding sequence ATGGCACTGTCCAGATCACAGAAGTCGGATAAGGTAAAGAAGCTCGCAGGGGAGCTGGAGACCTCGACCTCGGCCATTATCGGTACATTTACCGGGCTGACGGCATCGAAGGACTTCGCTCTGCGCAAGACGGTTCGTAACGCCGGTGGCCGTTACCACGTGGTGAAGAACAAGTTGGCCGCGAAGTCGGCCGAGGGGACGAAGATTGAGGCCGCTCTGAAGGGCCTGAAGGGCGTCAACTCTGTGGCGTACACCTCGGGCGACCCCGTGGCTTTGGCCAAGGCGCTCTCGACCTGGGTGAAGGACAACTCGGAGTTCACCTTCAAGCTGGGCATCGTCGACGGCAAGGTCATCAACATTCAGGAGATCACCGAGCTGGCGAACATGCCAGGCAGGGAAGAGCTCTTCTCGAAGCTGCTGTTCCTGATCAACGCTCCGGCGCAGCGGTTGGCGACGGTGATCAATGCGACCGGACGCGACCTGGCCGTGGTGATCAATCAGGGCGTGGAGAAGGGCAAGTTTGGCGGGGCTGCGGCTCCGGCGGCAGAGGCTGCTCCCGAGGCGTAA